The following coding sequences are from one Triticum aestivum cultivar Chinese Spring chromosome 5A, IWGSC CS RefSeq v2.1, whole genome shotgun sequence window:
- the LOC123102288 gene encoding beta-1,2-xylosyltransferase XYXT1: MGSPKAARSKAGQLGGIWRRRVGAPFAALLVAAVLVLVLFTGRFPQGPDASSRFTPVHVDDSTPRTVRDRPVSSTDQDLETSDSSKQEGETSDSSKQEEEGSDQKIELDESSMEAMEEQKQPPEDTPETKPASQGTTPANSDLDGEGGMATTTAPDQEERNAGGSGSAPYTKCTPPPNSTVCDLSNSRFDICELCGDARTIGQSSTVMYVPHTQTSDGEEWSIRAQSRKNLPWVKKVTVKSLNTSQPAPRCTSKYAMPAIVFALGGLTANVWHDFSDVLVPLFLTARQFDRDVQLLVTNNQPWFSKKYMTILSKLTRHDIIDFDSDDQVRCYPHVIVGLRSHGDLGIYPNLSPQNYTMMDFRLFVRGAYGLPAAKVAIPYKADRDDPDKKPRIMLIDRGKTRRFINAPYIVQGLEWFGFEVVKVDPKMDSSLDEFARLVDSCDAIMGAHGAGLTNMVFLRSGGVVVHIVPYGIEFMADGFYGKPARDMGLGHVRYSISPEESTLLEKYGWNHTVIKDPKAIRSSGWDKVGEVYMSKQDIVLNMTRFGPVLLKAIDFIM, translated from the exons ATGGGGTCCCCGAAGGCGGCCAGGAGCAAGGCGGGCCAGCTGGGCGGCATCTGGCGCCGCAGGGTCGGCGCGCCCTTCGCCGCCCTCCTCGTCGCggccgtcctcgtcctcgtcctcttcACCGGCCGCTTCCCGCAGGGCCCCGACG CTTCCTCGCGGTTCACCCCGGTACATGTGGACGACTCCACCCCCCGGACGGTGCGCGACCGGCCGGTCTCCTCCACGGACCAAG ACTTGGAGACATCTGATTCCTCAAAGCAAGAAGGGGAGACGTCTGATTCGTCAAAGCAAGAAGAGGAGGGGAGTGACCAAAAAATTG AGCTTGATGAATCTTCCATGGAGGCAATGGAAGAGCAGAAACAGCCTCCAGAGGACACTCCTG AGACCAAACCAGCATCTCAAGGCACTACTCCAGCCAACTCCGACTTGGACGGCGAGGGAGGGATGGCGACCACGACCGCGCCGGACCAAGAAGAAAGGAATGCAGGAGGATCTG GTTCAGCACCATATACCAAGTGCACACCTCCACCGAACTCGACGGTCTGCGACCTCTCCAACTCACGCTTCGACATCTGTGAGTTGTGCGGCGATGCTCGCACCATTGGTCAGTCGTCCACTGTCATGTATGTCCCACACACACAAACTTCCGACGGTGAAGAGTGGAGTATTCGAgcccagtctcggaagaaccttCCCTGGGTCAAGAAGGTGACTGTCAAATCTCTGAATACCTCGCAACCAGCACCAAGGTGCACCTCCAAGTATGCCATGCCAGCCATTGTATTTGCCCTTGGTGGGCTCACAGCAAATGTGTGGCACGACTTCAGTGATGTCCTTGTTCCACTGTTCCTCACTGCCCGCCAGTTCGACAGGGATGTTCAACTCCTTGTGACAAACAACCAACCCTGGTTCAGCAAGAAGTACATGACAATCCTGAGCAAACTCACACGACACGACATCATAGATTTTGATTCAGACGACCAGGTCAGGTGCTATCCGCATGTCATTGTTGGTCTGAGGAGCCATGGTGACCTTGGCATCTATCCAAACCTGTCACCACAGAACTACACAATGATGGACTTCCGGTTGTTTGTCCGGGGAGCCTATGGTCTGCCTGCAGCCAAGGTGGCCATTCCCTACAAGGCTGATAGAGATGATCCTGACAAGAAGCCCCGCATAATGCTAATTGATCGGGGCAAAACCCGGAGGTTCATCAACGCACCGTACATTGTCCAAGGGCTGGAATGGTTTGGTTTTGAGGTGGTCAAGGTTGACCCGAAGATGGACTCTAGTCTTGATGAATTCGCCCGCCTTGTTGACTCGTGCGATGCAATCATGGGCGCGCATGGCGCGGGCTTGACTAACATGGTGTTCCTGCGATCAGGGGGAGTGGTGGTGCACATTGTGCCGTATGGGATTGAATTCATGGCTGATGGGTTCTATGGAAAACCGGCACGGGACATGGGCCTAGGCCATGTCAGGTACAGCATCAGTCCAGAGGAGAGCACGTTGCTGGAGAAATATGGGTGGAACCATACTGTGATCAAAGACCCCAAAGCCATTAGGAGCAGTGGATGGGACAAGGTTGGGGAGGTTTACATGTCCAAGCAGGACATTGTCCTTAACATGACAAGGTTTGGGCCTGTTTTGCTGAAGGCAATAGATTTTATCATGTAG